Sequence from the Numida meleagris isolate 19003 breed g44 Domestic line chromosome 2, NumMel1.0, whole genome shotgun sequence genome:
CAGTGCCAGTGGGGTGATGTCAGCTAGAAGTAGTTGACGACTCTCCGGACGGACTGGACGTTTGCACTGAACCCCTGCCACGCTCGGAAGTTGCCAAACTCTCCCCGCTCCACCACGTACATGCGGCCTCGGTAGTTGGGCTCCTCGTAGAGCACCCACCTGAGCAAAAAGGAAGGATTAATGGGGTTCCCACGGCTGGTGATGCCAGCCCCAAGGCCCAGACCGGCAGCTTCTCCCTTCGTGTTGCTGTAGGGACAGCGTGTTTATGCTGGGACGTGACCTCGCCGATCTTCACGACGCACAACGGAAACAAACTCACAGCATTTGGTAGTGCTAAAGAGGGACGTGAGTCCCCTCGGCCCCATTTTGGACCAAAAGGAGAAATAGCCTCGCTGCAACACTCGAAATGCATTTTGCCTCCTAGAAGTGAGTCTTTAGCCACGAGGGAGCCATACCTTTAGCCGTACTTAataagttctctttttttccagcaaatcTCAAcaacatttctgttatttcctaATAAAGAAAGGTTTGGGCCCTGTTTTATTCCCCTTATCTCTTATCTCAGCAGCTCatcttgctgctcttctctcccttcAGCCCCTTAATATTTGCCATGCCAGGGTCTTAATGCAGTGACCACTGTCAGCTCTGTCCCCTGTTCACACCCCCCATGCTTGTTAACCAGGCTTTGCCATTGCTCTGACACCTTCACATTCGGGTTTCACTGCTGAACTTTTCATCTctgcctcttccttctctcccccaAATCAGAGGTCACTGTTACAAGGATCTCTGCTGCTCACCCCACCTATGGGCTCAGTGatgacagcagagcacagctttaATCTCCCAGGTCATTTGGGCTTTGCAGCCTGTCTCTCACCAGAcatgcagcagtgacagctcGGTTAGGACCTACTGCCTGCAGGAGGAACTCCTCCAAGAGCAGCGCGGGGCTGTGACCGCTGTGCCTGTGGGGTCAGCCAACAGCTGGCGAGCTCGGAGCGGCCTGAcccacagcacaaagctgcatccataggaaaaacattcatttgtaAAGCCAGCCACCCCTGAGCATTATCATCTAAAAGCTGGGAGCATCCAGCTGAGCCACCCCAAGGAGCGCTGGGTGTGTTTGGGTTGATGTGCGCTACTGGGATGCCTCCAGGTGGGTCCCAGCTCCATCTGTCTGCACAGCACCAGGTGCCTGCCTGGTCCCACTGCACTGCTGGCACAGCCGTGGTCTGCAAGCACACAGCATTGCCAAAGTGTGCTCGGCCAAACAGCTGGCTCTGGAGTGTTTCCTACAAACGAAGGAGTTTATTCTCCAGCACCTTTTGCAGCCAGTTTCTATCCAAAAGGGAATGACAAAGCCATGCACAGGCTTTCCTTGAGGCTCGCTCTGCAGCGCTGCTCACACGGCTGTAGGGCAAGGTGCCCAGAGCTCTATCCCGGTGTTCACTCTTGGAGAGGTTGCTCAGCATTTCAGGTTAATTAAGAACAATGTACAGCATTGTTatcctcctctgaacacaccCCGGCCTTGTGCACAATGCACACAcggatttcttccttttctaccCCATCCCATCAACTTATTTCTCTGCACACAgaacagaatcatggaatcatcagCTGCCCCAAGTcggaagggacccacaaggatcactgagcccaactcctggctccacacaggaccacctaGAAACAAAATCATAGCTCTCAGGGCACTGCCCAAATGCTCGTTGAGCTCCAGCAGACTTACATCTCTGCATATTTCGGGGTGCTCTagggcactgctcagcagctggtGGACATCGGTGAATAGTGCAGAGGTAGGGCAGCCCGTTATAGCCCCAAAACCTCTGCGTTTCTCCCCAGACCACGCAGCAACACGGAGGGAATTTTGCAGGCAGGTGGAAGCAGGGCTTGGTCTGGTGGTGAGAGCCCACTGGATTGTTCCTCCACTTAGGGGAAGGCTGTGAAAGAAAGGGAGCACAGAGAACACCAGAAAGATGGGATTGAGGCATACTGGCCGCATGAGGTGATGGATGAGGACTTGTGTGCCTTCCTCAGCACTTCCTTTATTTCACAGCatcgtagaatcatttgagttggaagggagctttgAAGGACATCTgctccaactctcctgcaatgaacagggacagcacCAGAccctctgctgcagaagggctgtTATCATGGTGGGATGTGCTGCGCTGGTTCATCTGGGGATGGATCCTGAGGAAAACCGGACGGCCAAAGCCACTTCCCATTGAGCGGGTGCAACTCCCCAAGGGACAGAGACACCTCAAAGCTGCCCCACAACAGCACTTCCACGTGAGCATTGCTTCAACAGCTTCAGCAGCACCATTTCTGTGTTTGTCCTCAACCCCAAAAAGAGAGCCCCATGGCACGCAATGCCAAAGGCAGGCATTACTCTGTTCCCatgttcttccttccttccttcttccttccttccttcttccttccttccttcttccttccttccttcttccttccttccttcttccttccttccttcctcctttctctttttctccctctttcctatttgttttctgacagcTACTTGAAGCCTTCAAGAAGTCACGTAATGCAAACATAAGCAGGCAAACATCTAGGCTCATGTGCGAGGGAAAGAAAGCTTTGTGGCCCTTATTATACATATTGAGGGAGGGGGAAATCAATCTGAAAAATTCAAGAGCTTGAAAGTTTCTGGGAGCATCCCAATTTCTCACACTCCAGTCTCTGCTGCAGGACATGTGTAGTGAATCATTGGTCCCAAAGCTCTCACAGGCTCTTGGCTTTGTGGTGCTGGTCTTCCCCATGGTGCAGAGGCTCCAGCTGCTCTTCCCTTGGGAGCTCCTTGGTGGTAATAAACCAACGCTGCCAATCCGTGAGTGGGCAACAAAGACACCCGGTGCTCCAAAACCATGGaactgtggcactgagggacgtggttacTGGGCTTGGTGAGATGGGTTGGGATTGGGCTtggtgatctcagtggtcttttccagccgtaatgattctgtgattctatgattctaagcatggttattttgttttcctttatgaaaTGGAGAGGTCTTCAGCTGAATGAGAAAAGGTTCTGCAGGACACCTGGTGTCAGGATGTCTCAGTCTTGGAGTGCAGCAAAGTTCTTCCCGTTCTGGGACGCCCAGCAGCACCTGAGAAGTGCAAATCCAGCCTAGGACAGGTGAAATGTAATAGCACTGGGGCACTGTGCCACCCAACAACAGGAATGAGGCAGAGCCGCCGTCCTGCAGAAGCGTTTGGGAattctgtggggcaggaggatggGGCAATGCATCCACAAAGCAGCTTCACAAAGCACCAAAGCCCCCAGAGGGGCATCTCAGCATCCCACCtccatgctgcagcagctgccattgtctttaaaaaaaaggatttaattggaaggggaggtgctgctgcctcACGTTTGCTGTCCGAGGAGGAGGTTTCTGGTGTCACAGGAAGCCCTGGGGAAGCCACTTATGAAGCAAAACCCTGACTGCAGTGCCCCGAGCTCAGACTCCATGTGGGTTTTAAAGAAGTGTTCCGAGAAACACAAGgaaatgtgaaaggaaaaggaaaaaagggaagggaagggccAAGCCTTAGGTTGCATGCCCCTTAAACGTGTCCAGTATTGGAAGCACCAAAATCCCCCGTGTAACCACAGCCTTGGCCAAGCTCGTAggctcccccagcccccatGGGCCGTGGGCCGTGCCGGGTACTCACGCTCCGTCGCCGTACACCCTGACGGCGTTGAcgtggggctgctcccagccccgaCCCCGCAGACAGGAGCAGTCCTCGGTGAGCTCCATGCTGCGGCCGCCGAAGCGGCTCCCCTCAAACAGCTGGATCCGGTAATGCTGCCCGTGCTGGGGACAACGGGGTCGAATCAGTAACACcaccaaaaattaaaatgattataTCCCCCAGAGCACTCGCTGATGTCCACCGGGGAAACGAGGGGGCACGGGAAGCCACAGCCTGAGCCCTCAGGGGGCATCCCATGGCGGGGGGACCAGCCCCATGGGACCTGTGCACCCATCTCCGTGCTGCAACGCAGCCCGAGAGACCCCAGTCCAACCCTGGCACCTCCTGGGATGCACGCTCCCGTTCCCCCCCCGAGCATCTCGCCGGCTCTTCCAAAAACCACCGCACTAACCCAGTTCCCATCAACGCCATCAcgttttttcccccccctcgTGGAATCGGAGCCGCTCACCATGCCCACGGGTCGGCAGGAGCCCATGCGGTCGCTGCGGCCGTTCCAGCGCTGCCAGTGCGGGTACTCGCCGTGCTCCAGCACGAACTGCTGCCCGTGCAGCTCGGGGTGGTCGAAGCAGACCCAGGCCCCGCTCTGCACGCGGATGGAGTTGACGCGGTGGGGGAAGCCTCgctgctggaagctgctgcaggtgcCACACACCTCCAGCTTCCTGCCCGAGAAGCATTTCCCTTCGTAGAAGGTGATCtggggtggggagcagagggggatGGCGGTGAGGACCTCAATCCCAAGCCAACGGGAACCTCTCATGGGTCTTGTGAGCTTGGTGTTCAGCCTCCTTCCTATCGGAGCACGCAACCATCCCCTCACAAACATtctggtgaggcactggcacaggttgcccggagaggcggtgggtgcctcatccctggcacccaagctcaggctggacagggctctgagcacctgatggagctgtgcgtgtccctgctcattgcaggggggttggactggatggcctgtaagagtctcttccaactcaaatgattctacaattctacgTTTTCCAGCATGAAGATTCAAACAGGAAGCCCTACTCCCAAATGCACTCCCCTCCCCGGACactccccatccctgctgcactgAATTTGCACCTGAGTGGGACAtcccccagcccccaccccacGGCAGCCCGTCCCGGCGTGAGGCTGTACTTACTTTTCCTGAGTACTGAGACATTTCCTGATGGCTGCTCTCCAGGACTGCAAATCAGAAGCTGACCCAACCCCGCTATATATGGGCCGGGCAGCGGGGCTGCTGCCACGGGGCTTTGGGGACAAAGCATTGGGAGCCTGGGCTTTGCACAGCCGTGCTTAGTTGGCAGAACGGGGCCCGGGGCTGCTGAGCGTGGGGTTTTGACTGGGGACAGGCAGTGAGACAATAGATTTGCTTGGCAGGGCTTTGGCTGATGAGCGGCGCACGTTTGCTGCTCCTTTCggaaggatttctttttagCATTATTGTTTGGAATAGGCAGCAATGAGGCAGACACTGGAAGCGCGGCTGCTTCCTtagcagccagctgctgccttttcccAGCACGTCCCCCACTGAAGGGCAGCAAACGTCCTTGGAGGAGCCCTTCACAGAGGCACACTGTGCTCcgtagcatcacagaatcataaaggttggaaaagatgatCAAAATTCACAAAAAGATTCAAAACTCGCCTGGTATCGCACCCAGAGAACTTAGCTGACTTCTTCGGACAAAGAGCCAGGGACAGCCCCAGCCCATAGACCCCACTGAAACTCCCTTCCCATGCCAAcgctgcagctcctggaagtGCTTTGGGTATTTGCACAGTGGTGTAAGAACGGGTGCAGGAAACTTCTGCACCTCTGCTTTGAGAAGGTCTTGCTGCTTACAAGCTTGCAGATGGCTTTGCTCACCCATGCCAGGACCATGCTCACCCCATGCCATGCCTTGTGCCGTAGAATCTCAGAgcagtttgggttggaagagacctcaaagcccTTCCAGTTACGGCCCCTGCCgagggctggctgccccccaccagctcagggcagcccagggccccatccagcctggccctgagcagctccagggatggggcacccacagcagcagtgccagtgctgctgatgCTCAGTCGCATCTTCTCCATTCACATGGGTTGAGAACACCTCCAGAAAGGTCTCTGCCTCTCCCCAGCTGTGAGAGGGAGCAACACTGATCTCATCAGAAGAAGTTGTGACGTTTACTCAGCATTAGCACCGTGTTCAGAAGATGAGCAGCACTGATTGCACAAGGACTAATTAGATCCTGTTGATTTCTCCTCGCGAGGCCGCAGCCCAGCAGTGTTACTTAGCAGCACGAGCCCAGCAGGCCCACGTGGATCAAcgcctgcagcaccagcacggGGCACAGCAACACAGATGGGATCTCACCTCTTCTAAAAGGGTGAAAACACACAAGAGAGGCgcacaggagctgcagctctttctctgcaggaagCAGCGTGTGCGCAGCAGCCCTCGACACAAGGGGGAAGGAGCATCAGGCCCAAGGCTGCACTGACCCAAAGTAGATGCCTTCGAGCATCCCCACCACAGATTCACCAGGCAGGGCTGAAATGCACCGTGCCAACAAGAGCAGGAGAACAGCCCTGAGCACCCGCTCTGCAGCACggccccagagctgcagctgccccatggTTCCCTGCTCAGCGCTGCCACGCACAGAGGCATggccacctccagccccacgTTCTCCATCCTCCCCCAGCAAAGCCTGGAGGTGGATGGGAGCACAAAcagggcagcaggctgcaccACAACTGCACAGCCCGAGCCCACTCAAGTCAGAGGGAATTTAACTTAATTCACTGGTTTCCTCCTCAGAAAAGGGATCTTGGCACGCTCATGCTCACCCCTGAGCATCCCTTAAGAACAAGGTGGGCCCCACTAAGCACGCACCAGGCTTTACCCAGCCAACCCTGAGAACTCGtcatttccttcctcatttccCTTCCAAGCTGCACATTGCTCATCGCAGCCCCTGGGAACCCTTGGTGGCATCAGGACAGCTGCCAGATGATGCTCTGTGAATTCCAGGTGAATTAGATATAGGGCTCTTGCTTCAATACATAACATGGGGCTTCCAAGAGCACCCACCCCCTTCAGGGCTCTCACAATGAAAAGCCAAACCCCTGGAACCCCAAAGTCAGCAGAAAGGAGCACGAGGCCACCCAGGATCCTTGCTGCTGGAAGGTGCCTTGCAAACATGCGTGTTGTCCCCACGTTCCACTGAAGGTCACGTTGTGAATCCTGAAAGTAAAGTTCTTCTCTAAATACTAATTGTTCAGGCAATTAACGGTTAATTGGACAACACATCAAGATGAGACTTGCTGCACTGGCATTGTTTAGCACAGACTGAAAGGCAAAAGTGAAGTCTGGTTGCAGAAACACCGCAAGTTTCCCTTCCATTTTATTCCTGCCAAGAATTAAAACTTTTCAATGGACTCAAATGTATGACAAAACACTTCATTTAATAAACCTTCCCCTAAATCAGCATCTTCTTCTACACAAAGCAGGTCAactgcatatttctttttcttttaaatacgAAGCTGAAGTAGCTTGCTTCCAGACTCAAGAAGCTGCCCAAAGCAGCACGGGGACCAGGCCTCGGTGAAAGGCCAGGTGCCAGGAGACCACGCTAGCTGGATGCACGAGCATAGAAATGCATGGTAAGCAGCTTGCATTTATTTGTTCGACgtgcagtttattttaaacaccatttttttgttttcttagcaaGTTTAACTTGGCTAAATCCATTCCGACCTGGTCGTGGCCAGCTGCACGCCAGCCCGCTCCTTGGGACAGATGTGTGCCCTTCAGCCCGCGCCTCTCGCGGTCACACAGAGGAACAAGCAGCTCAGGTTGGCTGACAAAACCCAACTCCTCCCTCCAAACCTTTCCTCGACGCCTGTACGAAGGCGTGCCTCGCGTCTCCTTTCCACAAGCAGCACAAAATCCAGCTGAGCTATCCAGGCACCTCGCAGTTCCAGCAGCGCACGCGGTTGGGGTTTCCTCCTAAGCCATGGGCAATCGATCCGCGGGCTCCGAGCATCGCACGCTCCTCTTAAGGCCAACAGGTGAACACTTCTCACAGAAGCAAGCTGGCATGGGGCAACCAGAAAGTTATGAAGAGAACACCAAGGTTTGCAGCTATTTTATTTACAAGTATACATTTAACACAAAGAAACACTGATATCCAAGCCTAGTTAATAGTAGTGTAACAATATGCATCATTTTGATGATTATTCTAACCAACaaactacactgaaaaattaatgcCAGTAAAATTCTTGGTCATAATATTAAGAAATACAATATATAAATTGAAAATATGATTgcttaaaatttgaaaatggaagTGAAGCCATTTGCACAGGAGTCAGAGTTTAACATAATCTGAAGGGAAAGGCTCCAAACCAACTGTTTATCTCTCAggttaacagaagaaaaaaaaacccacaaaattaaaaaattaaaaaaaaaaaaaaagaagcatagTTTATCCTTGAAGATAAAGGgcagttttgcttcttcagGTAGAATGTATTCCCATTGTTTTCAGGTTCTGCAGTGGAATTACATTACTGAGCATGAAGACTTCCCTTGTGAAGCTGCCCCATCTATTTTTTCTGCCTCCAAAATTATCCTCTTAAAAACATCAACGGCAGTCTGTAAAGAGAGAGCACAAGGTGAGCAAGGCAGGCAGCACCAGCCTGAAAGAGATATTCCTTAGCACTTTCACCCACTACACCAACAGAGAAATGCATCCCCTCCAAAAGGAAGGCAGCAAacgctgctgggctgggaggcaCCTGCTGACAACAGCTCTTGGTCTGTGCCAAGTCTCCTCAGTCTGCACTTTGCAGAACGCAGTCTGGAGGacagggctctgctgctctgaaactCCAGGTGATGGAGCTGTGTACGGGCTCTGAAGGGCCATGCCTCTCCAGCCACGTGGATGCCAGCGAATTAGAAGTCTTTGGACAGAAACCTACAATtctcaggctggatattaggacaaatttcttctcagaaggagtggtcCGACACcgacacaggctgcccagggaggtgggggagtcaccaaccctgcaggtgttccagagccgtggagatgtggcactgagggacgtggtcagtgggcatggtggggcgggttggggttggacctggTGGCGGTTTACAAAGATACTGAGAGATGGGGAGGGAAGGAATGGGGAGAGAAGGGAGCCCGGGACAACAGCACAACTTGTAATGAATACTGTACACAGCCTCCCCAGGACCTGTCAATACCATACTCTAGCCTCCACCAGGATACGCAGAACCTAGAACTACAGCAGGCAGCATCTCCCTGAGGCTGCCCAGCAGCCATTTACAAGGAAATCTATGCAATGGTCCCATGTGATGCTGAAGCCCTCTTCTTCACTAAGGTGAAGCTTCGTCTGCCAAACTCAAGCTTCCAGCGTGCTCAGCACTTCAGCACGCCATCTCCAGTTAGGAGCCAGGCCCTGGCCACCTCACACATGCCATTTTCagattcaagaaaaatattccaattaaaaaaaaaaagccagctctCTTTAAATCAGCATGCGGAAGAGCGCCCCGTGATTTATGACTGTTCTGGCCTGACAGATGTTTTCCTGCCTCCACAAGGCAGGATGCTTAACTGGATCACCTCCAAATTAGTCCCATTGACTAACCAAGCTCCGCAGCAATCTCGGAGCACTGCTCAAAAGGCTGGGCTGAATTTTAACGTTTCCCATACGAATGCTGTTTGGGCACAGCACTATCTCCAACCATTACAAATGCCTGACCAGCTGAAATAGCGTACTGCTCCCGataattaattaaaagtttCCCTACAATCCAAACGGGATCTGAGCAGAGTGGCTCATCAGCCCTTGTACAACACAACGCATTCCCTGGGCCAATCAGATTGCAGGAAAACCACGGATAGGAGCGCAGCTGCTACCAAGCTGGTTCCATTAATGAAGAGTTTCCCTTGGTCAAAAAATAGGTGATATACCGATTCACACATACACCGTACTGATATTTCATTACTTAGAGCTGACATTTTAATGCACCAGTTCTTTATATTCCTGCTTGAAAGCACCTACTATAAAAGCCCACGCTTTATTCCGACAACCAAGCAGCTATATACTCCCTGTCAAAGCCATGTTGTTTGGAACACTGAGATGTAGGAGTTCACAGGGCTGCTAATTCATTTCGCAGAGAGCATATATTCACTGAGAAGCTTTAATCAGTGCCCCACAGTTAACCCGTAGGAACTTGTAATTCAGCCCAAATACGCTGAAGGATTTCAGAATGAGCTTTTAAGCAACGCAGGAAACTGTTTTGCAACAAGGAATAAAGAACGCAGCCAGACTTTCCATGCATCTGTCTCCATATGGTGCGGTTCCAGGATGTGGGTCACATCTAGCCTACAGAAAGCCATCTGCTCCCTTCTACCTCCTTCCCTTGAGGAAGTGAAAGAGATGCCAGGC
This genomic interval carries:
- the CRYGN gene encoding gamma-crystallin N encodes the protein MSQYSGKVSTASRRDGLPWGGGWGMSHSGANSVQQGWGVSGEGSAFGSRASCLNLHAGKRRIVESFELEETLTGHPVQPPCNEQGHAQLHQVLRALSSLSLGARDEAPTASPGNLCQCLTRMFVRGWLRAPIGRRLNTKLTRPMRGSRWLGIEVLTAIPLCSPPQITFYEGKCFSGRKLEVCGTCSSFQQRGFPHRVNSIRVQSGAWVCFDHPELHGQQFVLEHGEYPHWQRWNGRSDRMGSCRPVGMHGQHYRIQLFEGSRFGGRSMELTEDCSCLRGRGWEQPHVNAVRVYGDGAWVLYEEPNYRGRMYVVERGEFGNFRAWQGFSANVQSVRRVVNYF